A region from the Felis catus isolate Fca126 chromosome F1, F.catus_Fca126_mat1.0, whole genome shotgun sequence genome encodes:
- the PRDX6 gene encoding peroxiredoxin-6 gives MPGGLLLGDEAPNFEANTTIGRIRFHDYLGDSWGILFSHPRDFTPVCTTELGRAAKLAPEFAKKNVKMIALSVDSVEDHLAWSKDINAYNGQEPTEKLPFPIIDDKNRDLAILLGMLDPAEKDEKGMPVTARVVFIFGPDKKLKLSILYPATTGRNFDEILRVITSLQLTAEKRVATPVDWKDGDSVMVLPTIPEDEAKKIFPKGVFTKELPSGKKYLRYTPQP, from the exons ATGCCTGGAGGTCTCCTTCTTGGGGACGAGGCTCCCAACTTCGAGGCCAATACTACCATCGGCCGTATCCGTTTCCACGACTATCTGGGAGACTC ATGGGGCATTCTCTTCTCGCACCCTCGGGATTTCACCCCTGTGTGTACCACGGAGCTCGGCAGAGCCGCAAAGCTGGCACCCGAATTTGCCAAGAAGAACGTGAAAATGATTGCCCTCTCAGTGGATAGTGTTGAAGACCATCTTGCCTGGAGCAAG GATATCAATGCTTACAATGGTCAGGAGCCCACAGAAAAATTACCTTTCCCCATCATTGATGATAAGAATCGGGACCTTGCCATCCTGTTAGGCATGCTGGACCCAGCAGAGAAGGACGAAAAGGGCATGCCTGTGACAGCTCGTGTG GTATTTATCTTTGGTCCTGATAAGAAGCTGAAGCTGTCTATCCTCTACCCAGCAACCACTGGCAGGAACTTTGATGAGATTCTCAGGGTAATTACCTCTCTCCAGCTGACAGCGGAAAAGAGGGTTGCCACCCCCGTTGATTGGAAG GATGGCGATAGCGTGATGGTTCTTCCAACCATCCCTGAAGATGAAGCCAAAAAAATTTTCCCTAAAGGAGTCTTCACCAAAGAGCTCCCGTCTGGCAAGAAGTACCTCCGTTACACGCCCCAGCCGTAG